DNA sequence from the Desulfonatronum thiosulfatophilum genome:
AGGCTGACCTGGAGAAAGAGGTTCACAAGCGAACCCGGGCTCTTGAGAAAAAGGACGCCAGCTTTGAAGACTACCTGCGCCAGTTGGAACAGTCCAACATCGCCCTTGACGTCCTACTCGGAAGGTATGAACGGGACCGGAAGAACCTGACCAATGAATTGACGGAGATCCGCAACCTTGTCCTGGACGATCTCAAGGAATTACGGCTTCAATCCGTAAACCCGCAACAACAGGCAATGATCGATCGGATCATCTCCAAGCTCGAGTTCGTCGGGGCGGAAGTCACCCAAGGTGCAACCGAATTGCCGACACACCTTTCCGAACGTGAATCCACCGTGGCCCGTCTGATTGCCCAGGGTCACAACGCCGGGACCGTCGCCGGCATTCTGCACATTTCCTTACGCTGCGTGCACTCCCACTGCTACAACATCCGAAAAAAACTGGGACTTTCACGAAAGATCAGGCTGAAGGACTATCTCAGGCAGGTGATGCAGTAAGACCGACGTCCGTTGCGTGGGAGCAGGCCGGCATGCATGCATGCGACTGGAGCCTTCGCGGGTACGACAACATGCGTTATGGCTCGCTGGTTCCCATGCCGGGCATAAGGGGAAGCATCCAGATGATGTACCGCAACAAATTTTATCCGTTTTTTCAGGCCCTACCGAGCAGGCGCC
Encoded proteins:
- a CDS encoding helix-turn-helix transcriptional regulator; this translates as MNTFPRAATFWSDSFGPCFASWDAETKILFLQQRVFQLKRQLCKQERLTDNQRNMFKAIHKECEKNQDQLKEKNDALERFNEKLLGVKADLEKEVHKRTRALEKKDASFEDYLRQLEQSNIALDVLLGRYERDRKNLTNELTEIRNLVLDDLKELRLQSVNPQQQAMIDRIISKLEFVGAEVTQGATELPTHLSERESTVARLIAQGHNAGTVAGILHISLRCVHSHCYNIRKKLGLSRKIRLKDYLRQVMQ